The Amaranthus tricolor cultivar Red isolate AtriRed21 chromosome 6, ASM2621246v1, whole genome shotgun sequence genome has a segment encoding these proteins:
- the LOC130814844 gene encoding microtubule-associated protein 70-5 translates to MLGIMEYNIKEEMNLNYQSQASGHLVLELNRLQNQLKEKESEFDSAQSEIKALRATQALKEKALDELKIKYDKLDEKLRVTESVLQQKNLELKKLTDEKKEALAAQFAAEAALRRLHTNQKDDDFFPLESVIAPLEADIKMYKNEIASLQENNKALERLTKSKEAALVETEKILRSALERALIVEDIQNQNLELRRQIEICQEENRTLEKTNRQKVVEVEKLSQSIRELEEAVLAGGATANVVREYKRKISELNEEKRVLERELARARVSANRVATVIANEWKGENDKVMPVKQWLEERRVMQAEMQRLRDKLAVTERTAKAEAQLKEKFKLRLKTLEEGLKHAVSNAGAPKTPSSLQVLGFVSNNAGSRKRSSSQPRGSVMNRGSSPLHQSSMEKVNSLANHLSRENIGKKSLWASKTISTDRSGKENSELIAYPDMNSEVSKEISSAAEADMKNGARSEDVVSGFLYDQLQKEVINLRKRCQAKDDVLNAKEEENKTLLKKVDTLTKAIDVEARKAKKETLAIQKAPVSTAKDDNKKIWSKSFLKRVTKSS, encoded by the exons AGAAAGAATCCGAGTTTGATTCTGCTCAGAGTGAGATCAAGGCTTTGAGAGCTACGCAAGCGCTCAAGGAAAAGGCTCTCGACGAG CTCAAAATCAAATACGATAAGTTGGATGAGAAACTGAGAGTCACTGAGAGTGTTCTGCAGCAGAAG AATCTCGAGTTGAAGAAACTAACCGATGAAAAGAAGGAAGCATTGGCTGCACAATTTGCTGCCGAAGCAGCCCTTAGAAGGCTTCACACAAACCAAAAGGATGACGATTTTTTCCCACTCGAATCAGTCATCGCTCCCCTCGAAGCTGATATCAAGATGTACAAGAATGAG ATTGCATCTTTACAAGAGAATAACAAAGCTTTAGAGCGTCTTACGAAGTCTAAAGAAGCGGCTCTTGTCGAGACAGAGAAGATCTTGAGGAGTGCCCTTGAAAGAGCTTTGATAGTAGAGGATATACAAAACCAAAACCTGGAGTTAAGGAGACAGATTGAAATCTGCCAGGAGGAGAACAGAACTCTAGAAAAGACTAATCGTCAGAAAGTTGTCGAGGTTGAAAAACTTAGTCAGAGCATCCGGGAGCTTGAAGAAGCGGTTTTAGCTGGTGGGGCGACTGCTAACGTTGTTCGAGAATATAAACGCAAGATTTCCGAACTCAAT GAAGAGAAGAGGGTCCTGGAGAGGGAACTAGCACGAGCTCGAGTCTCAGCAAACAGAGTAGCAACTGTTATTGCTAATGAATGGAAAGGCGAGAATGATAAGGTGATGCCGGTAAAGCAGTGGCTGGAAGAGCGTAGGGTCATGCAG GCGGAGATGCAACGTTTAAGAGACAAATTAGCTGTGACGGAAAGAACAGCTAAAGCCGAAGCACAGCTTAAG GAAAAGTTCAAGCTCAGGCTAAAGACTCTGGAAGAAGGCCTTAAGCATGCTGTGAGCAATGCAGGCGCGCCAAAAACCCCGAGTTCTCTTCAGGTTCTGGGTTTTGTATCGAACAATGCAGGATCTAGGAAGAGATCTTCATCACAGCCAAGAGGATCAGTGATGAATAGGGGGAGCTCACCACTTCACCAGTCGAGCATGGAGAAAGTGAATAGTTTGGCGAATCATCTTTCAAGAGAGAACATAGGTAAGAAAAGTTTATGGGCGTCGAAAACCATCAGTACAGATCGAAGCGGAAAGGAAAACTCCGAGTTGATAGCATATCCAGACATGAATTCTGAAGTGTCGAAAGAAATCAGTTCCGCAGCTGAAGCAGATATGAAAAACGGTGCAAGGAGTGAAGATGTTGTGTCAGGGTTTTTGTACGATCAGCTTCAAAAAGAAGTGATCAATTTACGCAAACGCTGCCAGGCAAAAGACGATGTATTGAATGCCAAAGAGGAAGAGAATAAG ACACTCCTGAAGAAAGTCGACACACTGACAAAAGCTATAGATGTGGAAGCAAGAAAAGCGAAGAAAGAAACATTAGCAATACAGAAGGCACCAGTATCAACAGCAAAGGATGACAATAAGAAAATTTGGAGCAAAAGTTTCCTCAAACG GGTTACAAAATCTTCATGA